The following are from one region of the Anolis carolinensis isolate JA03-04 unplaced genomic scaffold, rAnoCar3.1.pri scaffold_15, whole genome shotgun sequence genome:
- the atp13a2 gene encoding polyamine-transporting ATPase 13A2 isoform X2, with protein MASKSGLSLLGGKRTTHMGLQETPSISPMEVLGYQRKAWRVALCHAASVLSVGLPLLLFHWRPRLEVQAKGIRCPLRQAHWVVIRDQFGQDFTARVQEEEVERGSLEPSGGDQDGRSSVAVGVGGEDEEGRDTVRLQPKEEEEEEEETTVIRYYVFEGLRYIWMEKRQAFCKASVLDEGWACSDLHDRHLGLSAKEQAARRKLYGPNLIDVPVKPYLRLLRDEILNPFYIFQIFSITLWLCEEYYSYAGCIFVISALSIGVSLYQTRKQSVTLRNMARLSVSVRIRRGPKEEVTVGSSDLVPGDCLVVPPDGMLFPCDAVLLTGECMVNESMLTGESVPAMKTPLPRGGPASAAYSPEEHKRHTLFCGTHVLQARSYTGPHVLAVVTRTGFCTAKGDLISSILFPKPVYFKFYKDAAKFVGFLAVLAALGTSYSIFILIRNKVPVRQIVTHALDVVTVVVPPALPAAMTVGTIYAQSRLQRRGVFCVSPPRINLSGKVRLVCFDKTGTLTEDGLDVWGAVPVEEASFLPLEPDLRRLPPGPLLRCLASCHALALLGGQPLGDPVDLRMLESTAWTQEEAEGPEAEARVSLLFRTKALAVMRPPKAPEETLGKERRSSPLALLRRFPFLSALQRMSVLAKPPAEEGPTEAYMKGAPETVASLCLPESVPADFSQTLHLFASDGFRVLGLAYKPMVAIQTFEEAQEVARESVESGMTFLGLLVMKNVLKPETPPVIHLLRSAEIRTVMVTGDNMLTAVNVAKSSRMVEPREKVVFVSAVAPSRGKPAALRFLPSEQPFQGSYQNEDGGTRFPEEPRCHLALNGKSFAVACEHFPDLLPKILIQATIFARMLPDQKTLLVQSFQALNYCVAMCGDGANDCGALKAADVGISLSDAEASVASPFTSRTPNIECVPIVIREGRCSLVTSFGVFKYMALYSLVQFVSVLLLYTIDTNLGDLQFLFFDLIITTTVAALMGRTAPAPDLGPRRPQGALLSTVVLGSLSLQTALLVAIQVTGYFMTAAQPWFVPLNSTVPAPQNLPNYENTVIFCISGK; from the exons CCTGGAGCCCAGCGGAGGGGACCAGGACGGGCGGAGCAGCGTTGCTGTTGGGGTCGGAGGCGAGGACGAGGAGGGTCGGGACACGGTCAGGCTCCagccgaaggaggaggaggaggaggaggaagag ACCACCGTCATCCGCTACTACGTCTTCGAAGGGCTGCGCTACATCTGGATGGAGAAGCGACAGGCCTTCTGCAAAGCCAG CGTTTTGGACGAGGGCTGGGCTTGTTCCGACCTTCACGACAGGCATCTAGGGCTGAGCGCCAAGGAACAGGCCGCCAG GAGGAAGCTCTACGGACCCAACCTCATCGATGTCCCGGTGAAGCCTTACCTGAGGCTCCTGAGGGATGAG ATCCTGAACCCCTTCTACATCTTCCAGATCTTCAGCATCACCTTGTGGCTCTGCGAGGAGTACTACTCCTACGCCGGCTGCATCTTCGTCATCTCCGCCCTCTCCATCGGAGTCTCGCTTTACCAGACCAGGAAG CAAAGCGTCACCCTGAGGAACATGGCCAGGCTCTCCGTCAGCGTCAGGATACGCAGAGGCCCCAAAG AGGAAGTGACGGTGGGCTCCTCGGACCTGGTGCCCGGGGACTGCCTGGTGGTCCCTCCGGACGGGATGCTGTTCCCCTGCGATGCCGTCTTGCTGACCGGGGAGTGCATGGTCAACGAGAGCATGCTGACCG gCGAGAGCGTCCCCGCCATGAAGACCCCCTTGCCCAGGGGGGGCCCGGCCTCCGCCGCCTACTCCCCTGAGGAGCACAAGCGCCACACGCTCTTCTGCGGGACACACGTGCTCCAGGCCCGCTCCTACACGGGGCCACACGTCCTGGCCGTGGTCACGAGGACAG GCTTCTGCACAGCCAAAGGCGACCTCATCAGCTCCATCCTCTTCCCGAAGCCGGTCTACTTCAAGTTCTATAAAGACGCAGCAAAGTTTGTGGGTTTCTTGGCAGTTTTGG cCGCTCTGGGAACAAGTTACAGCATTTTCATCTTAATTCGGAACAAG GTCCCGGTGAGGCAGATCGTGACGCACGCGCTGGACGTGGTGACGGTGGTGGTGCCCCCGGCCCTCCCGGCGGCCATGACGGTGGGCACCATCTACGCCCAGAGCCGCCTCCAGCGCCGCGGCGTCTTCTGCGTCAGCCCCCCGCGCATCAACCTCTCCGGGAAGGTGCGCCTGGTCTGCTTTGACAAG ACGGGGACTCTGACGGAGGACGGGCTGGACGTCTGGGGCGCGGTCCCGGTGGAGGAGGCCTCCTTCCTGCCGCTGGAGCCGGACCTGCGCCGCCTGCCCCCGGGGCCCCTGCTCCGCTGCCTGGCCTCCTGCCACGCCCTCGCCCTGCTCGGGGGTCAGCCCCTCGGGGACCCCGTTGACCTTCGCATGCTGGAGTCCACCGCGTGG aCCCAGGAAGAGGCGGAAGGGCCAGAGGCGGAGGCCCGTGTGTCCCTCCTTTTCCGCACCAAAGCCCTGGCGGTGATGAGACCCCCGAAAGCGCCGGAGGAGACGCTTGGCAag GAGCGCCGCTCGTCCCCGCTGGCCCTGCTGCGCCGCTTCCCCTTCTTGTCCGCGCTGCAGAGGATGAGCGTCCTGGCCAAGCCCCCGGCCGAAGAGGGCCCCACGGAGGCCTACATGAAAGGGGCCCCGGAGACCGTGGCCAGCCTCTGCCTCCCGGAGTCAG TCCCGGCCGATTTCTCCCAGACGCTGCACCTTTTTGCCAGCGACGGCTTCCGCGTTCTGGGCCTGGCGTACAAGCCCATGGTGGCCATCCAGACCTTCGAGGAGGCCCAGGAGGTGGCCAG GGAGTCCGTGGAGAGCGGCATGACCTTCCTGGGGCTCCTGGTGATGAAGAACGTCCTCAAGCCGGAGACGCCGCCCGTCATCCACTTGCTGCGCAGCGCCGAGATCCGGACCGTCATGGTCACTG GGGACAACATGCTGACGGCGGTGAACGTGGCCAAGAGCAGCCGGATGGTGGAGCCCCGGGAGAAGGTGGTCTTTGTCAGCGCCGTAGCCCCCAGCCGTGGGAAGCCAGCCGCCCTGCGCTTCCTGCCCTCCGAGCAGCCCTTCCAG GGCTCCTACCAGAACGAGGACGGCGGCACCCGTTTCCCGGAGGAGCCCCGCTGCCACCTGGCCCTCAACGGGAAATCCTTCGCCGTGGCCTGCGAACACTTCCCGGACCTCCTGCCAAAG ATCCTGATCCAAGCCACCATTTTTGCCCGCATGCTTCCTGACCAGAAAACACTCCTGGTGCAGAGCTTCCAGGCCCTGAA CTACTGCGTGGCCATGTGTGGGGACGGGGCCAACGACTGTGGGGCCCTGAAGGCGGCCGACGTGGGCATCTCCCTCTCGGACGCAGAGGCCTCCGTGGCCTCGCCCTTCACCTCCCGGACCCCCAACATCGAGTGCGTCCCCATCGTCATCCG GGAAGGTCGGTGCTCCCTGGTCACCTCCTTCGGGGTCTTCAAGTACATGGCCCTCTACAGCCTGGTCCAGTTCGTCTCGGTGCTTCTGCTCTACACG ATCGACACCAACCTGGGCGACCTGCAGTTCCTCTTCTTCGACCTGATCATCACCACCACGGTGGCCGCCCTGATGGGCCGCACGGCCCCCGCCCCGGACCTGGGCCCCCGCCGGCCGCAAGGGGCCCTCCTCAGCACCGTGGTCCTGGGCAGCCTCTCCCTCCAGACCGCCCTCCTCGTCGCCATCCAGGTCACCGGGTACTTCATGACGGCCGCCCAGCCCTG GTTCGTCCCCTTGAACAGCACCGTCCCGGCCCCCCAGAACCTGCCCAACTACGAGAACACGGTCATCTTCTGCATCTCGGGGAAATGa